From a single Xiphophorus maculatus strain JP 163 A chromosome 5, X_maculatus-5.0-male, whole genome shotgun sequence genomic region:
- the LOC111608710 gene encoding uncharacterized protein LOC111608710 yields MKTTPVSALQVEMGEMPMKIRREQIAVTYWANIKGHSKNYPPYLTLKPCQEKEKKNTNSFGWVILSKIEEIGIDKVQVSSVVVSPAIPPWVLEQAEVDLKLLEKGREMEKNEVENYINKEYSKHIQVYTDASKKSNNQVGIAFIAPDLNVMENKRISDKLTVYTGELMAILIALEWIEGIGKGKFVICSDSSSALMSIQGMKSEVRQDIIEDIVQVIFRIKKNGSQIKLIWIPAHIGVVGNELADNFAKRASNKEIVELNIKMSRNEIKSVVKEYMKEKWQEQWDRGEKGRFYYKIQKRVGGYRKGNRTRREEDIISRIRFRHTKLNSTLKLINKHSTGCCEYCGEMETIQHVFLECNKYVREREMLVNEMNNCKLDLEEIFQKSSGDIIFESVFRFLRRTGIMGRV; encoded by the coding sequence ATGAAAACAACTCCAGTCTCGGCTCTACAGGTTGAGATGGGTGAGATGCCAATGAAGATTAGAAGAGAACAAATAGCAGTAACATATTGGGCGAATATTAAAGGTCATAGCAAAAATTATCCTCCATATTTAACACTAAAACCAtgtcaggaaaaagaaaagaagaatacAAATAGTTTTGGATGGgtaattttaagtaaaatagaAGAAATTGGGATTGATAAAGTTCAAGTTAGTTCAGTAGTTGTCTCTCCTGCCATCCCACCATGGGTTTTAGAACAAGCTGAAGTTGACTTAAAATTATTGGAAAAGGGAAGAGAGATGGAAAAGAATGAAGtggaaaattatataaataaagaatattcaAAGCATATCCAAGTATATACAGACGCttcaaaaaagtcaaataatcaAGTAGGGATAGCGTTTATTGCTCCAGATTTAAAtgttatggaaaataaaagaattagtGATAAACTAACAGTGTATACAGGCGAATTAATGGCAATTTTAATAGCCTTAGAATGGATAGAGGGAATAGGAAAAGGAAAGTTTGTAATTTGTTCAGATTCTAGTAGTGCATTAATGAGTATACAAGGAATGAAATCGGAAGTTAGACAAGATATTATAGAGGATATAGTTCAGGTAATTTTCAGGATTAAGAAGAACGGATctcagattaaattaatttggatTCCTGCTCACATCGGTGTGGTAGGTAATGAATTGGCAGATAATTTTGCTAAGAGAGCCTCTAATAAAGAAattgttgaattaaatattaaaatgagtaGAAATGAGATAAAGAGTGTTGTTAAGGAGTATATGAAGGAAAAATGGCAAGAGCAGTGGGATAGAGGAGAAAAAGGgagattttattataaaattcaaaaaagagTTGGGGGGTATAGAAAAGGTAATAGGACTAGAAGGGAAGAAGATATTATTTCTAGAATCAGATTTAGGCATACAAAGTTAAATAGTACACTTAAGTTAATTAATAAACACAGTACAGGTTGTTGTGAATATTGTGGAGAGATGGAAACAATACAGCATGTATTTTTAGAATGTAATAAGTATGTAAGGGAGAGAGAGATGTTGGTTAATGAGATGAATAattgtaaattagatttagaagaaatatttcagaaatcgTCAGGAGATATAATATTTGAGAGTGTTTTTAGATTTCTAAGAAGGACGGGTATTATGGGGAGGGTATAA